CCGAAAGATATATTTAGCTGCGTGtgtgtaaatgtgtgtgtCGTGCAGTTTTATTGCTCCATATACATTccctatacacacacacgcacacttagAAATTTCTTCGTTTAGGGCAGCATATGGGCTAGCAGATAGAGGTATGCCAAACAAGGTATGAAGCGGTAATGTTTGCAACAGAATTCGCAATAATTTCACAACACTTCCCAATGCACCTCTAGTATGCGGTCATTCATGGTggccatgtgtgtgtgtgtactttgttatttattttttacaaccATGTCAGGTGAACATTTACacctgtgtgcgtgtgtgtgttatgtGTTTTGTGACCCAAACCAAACACCCACTATTATTTCGTAAGGGTGACGTTGAAGACAATGTACAATTGTTCATACCCACAGTGCCAAACAACAATCCTCGCTGTTCTTATCGCACGCAGCGACGTTCAGCTTAGCTGGCGAATGCAGCGGGCAAATAAGCACGATTCGTGATGTTGCTATGTATGGCTCTCTTTTACACACTCGAATAGCTAGAATAGAGGCCAGGCTagatgatgtgtgtgtgtgcctacATGGGACAATTTAGATCGATGCGGCTGTCATCATCTGCCCCTTGCTTCGAAGTGTGTGCAGGGTGAGCAGATACCAGAGCCTCTTGCACAACGTTATGTAAAAGCCAGGCTGTCGCGACGGGATAGAATTTGATATGAATCACGGGGATTTTCCCATAGTTAGCCAATAGTGTCCCATGGTTGCTTTGGTTGTATAGCGCGCGAATAATTTTGCATTCACCGGCACAACGGCACCCGTAAGGTGGATATCGTCTTTACTCCAATCTATAACCTGCTGCGATGACGCGATTCATTAAcatttgttcttttatttattttttttttcacattaaGTATCTGCCATTCTCTATTGGTTTTTCCTCTCGTTCTAtccctctctttctatctTTGTCTCTCCTATATATGTCGTTCTCATCTCGTCAGCAAAAGAAGCTTATTCGTTTGTCACCTCCTCCCGGAAGTAACGTGTCACTCAAAGCAACCCTAAAGCCCTAAACTGTATTGATTACTTCGCGACTCGTTTGTATGCGTTAGTTGGTATCAATTGCGTGATGGAATTTTTATGTCCGATAAAATTTCAGTTCTTCAATTAGATATTGTAGATTTTTAGGGATAACTATGAGGTCAAAAGGGCGGAAAAACGTATACATTCTAATTCTAGTAATTTAGACTAGATGAGTAATTCAGAACTTACCGGGtatctctttttctctttttttactTCAGATTCCAGATACAGAGAGTTGCTTATGGTGTCAAACCTGGAACATTGGTTTGAGCTGAGCAAGATGGATGCCATGGACGATGCTGTCTCGAGTGATTTCATCATGTTAGACCCGAAAATTGAATTAGAAGAGTTAATAAAGTTAGACATCACTGTGAATGATGCCGAAGCGGGACGAATCGCAGAAGGCGGTGGTGTGACGGGGTGTACCGTGCCAGGGATGGAAAGTACCATACCCGTTAGTTTGGACTTCAACATGTCCCGCATGAACATGGCCTGCACAAACTATCCTATCGGCTTTTACGATAGTCTCAAACAACCTGATCAGAAACCACAAATCCGACACGATTGCATGTGGGCCGGCACGTGTGCGGATTTATCACATCCGGAAAAGAGCAGTGCGGGATGCGGAGGATGCACTCGTCACAACCTGcttcaacaacagcagcaacaacaacaaccaccacagTCTTCAGTAGCTGATACCTACGAAAATATGACGCTGTTGGCTTCGAAGAACTTTCTTAAAGCAACAAATTTTGTGGAACCTCCAGCAGGAGCAGCTGGTGAAATAGTGAAGAGTATGGTGGGCAGTGTGGAGGGAAGCTGTACACTTCCTACTTCCCAAACTTTGCCAGTAGCCCAGAAATCTGCAATAAATAGTATGCGGACGCCGTTCAAAGCGGCGCAAAGCTCAGCTCAGATACCTGCTGGAAGCTCTCTCCTCATCAAACGTCCGCTGTCCTCCGCCATGCTTAGTCAGAGCTGTAAACAGTTACCACCATCGccgccatcatcatcggaCAGCTGTATCAGCTCCAGCGAAAGTGGCAGTGAAGCAGGTGATCCGAATCTACAGGTGATACATGTACCACATCTTTCGCGTGGATCCTTCCTAGCGGGACGTGAGCAGGAAGCACGCAGTATAGCGGTCCAAAACCATGCACGGCCCGATACTCCACTTAGTCTGGATGATGATCCTCCCGAGTTCAAGCATAACCTCGACCTAGTGGCTACATGCACCATAGGATCGAACCAGCAGAGCCTGCTGCATACCGCATCTTCATCGTCATTGGCAACTTCCAGCTCGTCGGGTGTACCAACTTCCTCCGTCAATGATAACACAACCACTGCCGGTGCCCACCACATCGGTACCAGCTTCAGCTCAGCAACAACGTCCGATGCAGAATCTCGTACAGGTGCGCTTTACGGTCGTTTGGGTGAAAGCTGTAATTGCAATGGTGAAAGTAGCACTAACATCAGCAATACAGGTGGAGTCGGTTGCCATACTACCCAGTGTTACTACAATTACCTGCAGGATACGAGCAGTGTAGAGGACATACGTAATAAGCAGCATCAGTTGCGTGAGCAAGTGCGACTGCTCGATGATCCGCAAAGCTTGGGTTCGTCCTCGAACCACcaccattatcatcatcaccacgcACCCAATCATCAACAGCGATCAGATTCGCCAGACAGACAGCTAGAACAGCTGCTGATCGATTTGCGCGAGATAGAGAGAAGTAGTGAGACGCGCTGCTACCTAATGGATGATCACCACCATGCCCTGACGGAGGCTTCCAGTGTTCTTGCAAAAGACAATTTGCAACTCCTACTGCACTCGCAACAgcaccaacatcaacatcaacagcagcaacacggaGAGCGCAATCAATCATCGCTAGCGCCGTGCGGAGGTGGGTTGAGCGGTGGTGCGCATGCTGCCTGCAACAAGAAGGAGTGCTGCTGGAGCAGTCTGGAGCTGTCCCATCATCTGGAGTCACCCAATAATGAGCGTAAGCGGCGGCATCAGTTCGCCCACCGGCGGCGGAGCATAACCGCTCGTGGGTGGATAAGCGATGACGATGAAGACGAGGAAGATGATC
This window of the Anopheles moucheti chromosome X, idAnoMoucSN_F20_07, whole genome shotgun sequence genome carries:
- the LOC128306412 gene encoding uncharacterized protein LOC128306412; this encodes MVSNLEHWFELSKMDAMDDAVSSDFIMLDPKIELEELIKLDITVNDAEAGRIAEGGGVTGCTVPGMESTIPVSLDFNMSRMNMACTNYPIGFYDSLKQPDQKPQIRHDCMWAGTCADLSHPEKSSAGCGGCTRHNLLQQQQQQQQPPQSSVADTYENMTLLASKNFLKATNFVEPPAGAAGEIVKSMVGSVEGSCTLPTSQTLPVAQKSAINSMRTPFKAAQSSAQIPAGSSLLIKRPLSSAMLSQSCKQLPPSPPSSSDSCISSSESGSEAGDPNLQVIHVPHLSRGSFLAGREQEARSIAVQNHARPDTPLSLDDDPPEFKHNLDLVATCTIGSNQQSLLHTASSSSLATSSSSGVPTSSVNDNTTTAGAHHIGTSFSSATTSDAESRTGALYGRLGESCNCNGESSTNISNTGGVGCHTTQCYYNYLQDTSSVEDIRNKQHQLREQVRLLDDPQSLGSSSNHHHYHHHHAPNHQQRSDSPDRQLEQLLIDLREIERSSETRCYLMDDHHHALTEASSVLAKDNLQLLLHSQQHQHQHQQQQHGERNQSSLAPCGGGLSGGAHAACNKKECCWSSLELSHHLESPNNERKRRHQFAHRRRSITARGWISDDDEDEEDDLLKQLEEGEDDYEKHLEQIAPDINHAYPNQAWDDDEEEDDEEDEDEEESEEDDDEKDDQEVDEDDEVEEDAQHGSMYDDSRPSRSKSRSSRNRYHNQYGNPQHRRIARASYRPYDGEVHGNDKSQKQPATNLLANGSISTIIAGSGASLKSSILGSKNYTNCATNGSLSNAVVTSIAGIAQQPASANNNSYQATHFGDHSYTRPKGGYNMNELGVQTPSDSDEEIDVVSVGDKNLPTNPTERDYRHLQSEVASKIRTASSRSTTNGSLQYGSSSHHNHYQRQHQLADGPRQGLNQLGGIYPTPAGSTTISGANTPLPTRSGGASAASSPPPACTTNSSGSSSSRKRPLGGGSSKRSSNSSKRMRLAHAKRGDAGRYDSCAQALAEELDTVEKRNLHNNLERQRRIGLKNLFEELKRQIPQLRDKDRAPKVNILREAAALCTRLNQEAEQLNELRQQQIKLYERVRFLRA